A genomic region of Ensifer adhaerens contains the following coding sequences:
- a CDS encoding Crp/Fnr family transcriptional regulator, producing the protein MNGRSEKRTDCENCPLRRLAHFRAFTSDELAYVSRFKVGEFAVDAGATILMEGAQSAHLFTVLSGWGFRYKTLDDGRRQILNYVMPGDLVGLQGSLLGEMQHSIEALSPVTLCVFERTKLNELYKSYPELAYDLTWIAAREERILDENLLSIGRRSALERAAYLLAFLYQRAEALNLFDGNRVAIPITQQHVADTLGLSIVHTNKTLKKLAARGVIRWAEKGCNVGDIKGLLAIAGWDGYREIRRPFI; encoded by the coding sequence ATGAACGGCCGGAGCGAGAAACGCACCGATTGCGAAAACTGTCCCTTGCGCAGGCTCGCTCACTTTCGCGCCTTCACGAGCGACGAACTCGCCTATGTCTCGCGCTTCAAGGTCGGTGAATTCGCGGTCGACGCGGGCGCGACCATCCTCATGGAGGGCGCCCAGAGCGCGCATCTCTTCACCGTGCTCTCCGGCTGGGGCTTTCGCTACAAGACGCTCGATGATGGCCGCCGCCAGATCCTGAACTACGTCATGCCCGGTGACCTCGTCGGCCTGCAGGGGTCACTGCTGGGCGAAATGCAGCACTCCATCGAGGCCTTGTCCCCCGTCACCCTTTGCGTCTTCGAGCGGACCAAGCTCAACGAGCTCTACAAGAGCTACCCCGAACTTGCCTACGACCTCACCTGGATCGCGGCGCGCGAGGAGCGCATCCTCGACGAGAACCTGTTGAGCATCGGCCGCCGTTCGGCGCTCGAGCGAGCCGCCTACCTGCTTGCCTTCCTCTACCAGAGAGCGGAGGCGCTCAACCTGTTCGACGGCAACCGTGTCGCCATTCCAATTACCCAGCAGCACGTGGCGGACACGCTTGGGCTTTCGATCGTGCATACCAACAAGACCTTGAAGAAGCTTGCGGCGCGCGGTGTCATCCGTTGGGCGGAAAAAGGCTGCAATGTCGGCGATATCAAGGGCTTGCTGGCGATCGCCGGATGGGACGGCTATCGGGAAATCAGGCGGCCTTTCATCTGA
- a CDS encoding SDR family NAD(P)-dependent oxidoreductase has translation MQHPAFAPNNVAVITGAASGIGLAAALRFASLGLRVVLADLAGDRLDKAAAEVAAVSPAGAQNVVAIPTDVSRIGDLEALERGAHQRFGEVHVLMNNAGVQPGSAILGALAAWEATIAVNLWGVVNGARTFAPGMIAHGKAAVIINTGSKQGITTPPGDPAYNVSKAGVKVFTEALEHELRNTADSQVHAHLLIPGFVYTGLTAHGRTEKPAGAWTAEQTVEFMMESLGRGDFYILCPDNDVPRATDERRILWAAGDIVENRPPLSRWHPKYGEAFKAFLEKDRD, from the coding sequence ATGCAGCATCCTGCCTTTGCACCCAACAATGTTGCCGTCATCACCGGCGCCGCCTCCGGCATCGGACTGGCAGCGGCCCTTCGCTTTGCCTCGCTCGGTCTGCGGGTCGTGCTCGCCGATCTCGCAGGTGACAGATTGGACAAGGCGGCGGCCGAGGTCGCTGCCGTGTCCCCGGCTGGTGCGCAAAACGTCGTTGCGATCCCGACCGATGTCTCGCGCATTGGAGATCTCGAAGCCCTCGAACGCGGCGCACATCAACGGTTCGGCGAAGTGCACGTGCTGATGAACAATGCCGGCGTCCAGCCGGGTAGCGCCATACTCGGTGCGCTCGCAGCCTGGGAGGCGACGATCGCCGTCAATCTCTGGGGTGTCGTCAATGGTGCCCGCACCTTCGCACCGGGCATGATCGCCCATGGCAAGGCGGCGGTTATCATCAACACCGGCTCGAAACAGGGCATCACCACGCCGCCGGGCGACCCCGCCTACAATGTCTCGAAGGCCGGCGTTAAGGTCTTTACCGAGGCGCTGGAACACGAGCTACGCAACACAGCCGACAGCCAGGTTCACGCTCACCTCCTGATCCCCGGTTTCGTCTATACCGGGCTGACGGCCCATGGCCGCACGGAGAAGCCCGCCGGCGCCTGGACGGCCGAGCAGACCGTCGAGTTCATGATGGAAAGTCTCGGCCGGGGCGATTTCTATATCCTCTGCCCTGACAACGATGTCCCGCGCGCAACCGACGAGCGGCGCATTCTGTGGGCCGCCGGCGACATCGTCGAGAACCGGCCGCCGCTCTCACGCTGGCATCCGAAATACGGGGAAGCATTCAAGGCGTTTCTCGAGAAGGATCGCGACTGA
- a CDS encoding VOC family protein, with protein sequence MTSGIHHITLIARKVQANVDFYVGFLGLRLVKRTGGYEDANQLHLFYGDAEGSPGSLVTFLMWEDGGRGRVGHSQPSEIAFAIRPESIGFWLTRALQFNIATSGPAQEFGEPVLRLKDPDGVIVKLVGTDAVSAAAPWSTRGIPEEDAIRRLRGATILTEKPEDSVRFLKTHFGYNETASGDTIRRLTSTSGDIIDVRDATGFWTSAPGTGTIDHIAFRAPDRVAVERVHADLQRDGAGAINAHDRKYFYSLYVREPGGSLYELASDVPGFTADEPKETLGTELFVPAHFSAAREEMLLAMPQFALPGEPRLTERDLPFVHRFYHPETLDDRTFMLLHGSGANETQLLHLAHQVDRQATLVGIRGRSNEEGTPRWFRRYSPTTFDQKDVRAEAEAFAAFVEGAREGYRIDLDKTVFIGYSNGANLLVALMLLHPSLIRNVVLMRSMLVIDDVPPPDLTGTKVLLLTGKHDSYGDFAPRLKEELSRTGADLTTVELDMGHEIGAPDIAAIQQWLADKEL encoded by the coding sequence ATGACGAGCGGCATCCATCACATCACCCTGATCGCCCGGAAGGTCCAGGCAAACGTCGACTTCTATGTCGGTTTCCTGGGCTTGCGCCTCGTCAAGCGGACCGGCGGCTACGAGGACGCCAACCAGTTGCACCTCTTCTACGGCGACGCGGAGGGTTCGCCCGGCTCGCTCGTTACCTTCCTGATGTGGGAAGACGGCGGTCGCGGCCGTGTCGGCCACAGCCAGCCGAGCGAGATCGCCTTCGCCATCCGGCCGGAGAGCATCGGCTTCTGGCTGACCCGCGCGCTGCAATTCAATATCGCGACGTCAGGGCCGGCGCAGGAGTTCGGCGAACCGGTGTTGCGGCTCAAGGACCCGGACGGCGTCATCGTCAAGCTCGTCGGCACGGATGCGGTTTCCGCCGCGGCCCCCTGGAGCACGCGCGGCATTCCGGAAGAAGACGCGATCCGGCGCCTGCGCGGCGCCACAATCCTCACCGAAAAACCGGAAGACTCGGTTCGCTTCCTGAAAACGCATTTCGGCTACAACGAAACGGCCTCCGGCGACACGATCCGTCGCCTCACCTCCACCTCGGGCGACATCATCGACGTGCGCGATGCGACCGGCTTTTGGACGTCGGCGCCCGGAACCGGAACCATCGATCATATCGCCTTCCGCGCTCCGGACCGAGTCGCCGTGGAGCGGGTGCACGCGGACCTGCAACGCGATGGCGCAGGTGCGATCAATGCGCATGACCGCAAATATTTCTATTCGCTCTACGTACGCGAACCCGGCGGCTCGCTCTACGAACTGGCCAGCGACGTGCCCGGCTTCACGGCCGACGAACCCAAGGAAACGCTCGGCACGGAGCTCTTCGTCCCCGCCCATTTCAGCGCCGCGAGAGAAGAAATGCTGCTCGCCATGCCGCAGTTTGCGCTGCCGGGCGAGCCTCGGCTGACGGAGCGCGACCTGCCCTTCGTGCACCGCTTCTATCATCCCGAAACGCTGGATGACCGCACCTTCATGCTGCTGCACGGCAGCGGCGCCAACGAGACGCAGCTTCTCCACCTCGCCCACCAGGTCGACAGGCAGGCGACACTGGTCGGCATTCGTGGCCGGTCGAACGAGGAGGGAACGCCGCGCTGGTTCCGCCGCTATTCTCCGACGACCTTCGACCAGAAGGACGTGCGTGCGGAGGCCGAGGCCTTCGCTGCCTTCGTCGAAGGCGCTCGGGAAGGCTACCGTATCGATCTCGATAAGACCGTGTTCATCGGCTACTCCAACGGCGCCAATCTGCTGGTTGCGCTGATGCTGCTGCATCCGAGCCTGATCCGAAATGTCGTGCTGATGCGCTCGATGCTCGTCATCGACGACGTACCGCCACCGGATCTCACCGGTACGAAGGTGCTGCTCCTGACAGGCAAGCACGACAGCTATGGCGATTTCGCTCCTCGCCTCAAGGAAGAGCTTTCCCGCACCGGGGCCGATCTGACGACGGTCGAACTCGACATGGGCCACGAAATCGGTGCGCCGGATATTGCGGCTATCCAGCAATGGCTGGCGGACAAAGAGCTGTGA
- a CDS encoding NADPH-dependent FMN reductase has protein sequence MTKILGISGSLRKASFNTGLMRAAAANLPDGVEFDTATLHGIPLYDGDVEKESGIPPAVTALKQQVMAADGVILFTPEYNNSIPGVFKNGIDWLSRPSADIAKVFRNRPFALAGASPGNFGTILSQNAWLSVMRTLGAELWSGKRLMLPKADTLFDAEGTLTDADARDRLAAFVKAFADFAAAEKSA, from the coding sequence ATGACGAAAATCCTCGGGATATCCGGGAGCCTGCGCAAGGCGTCGTTCAACACCGGGCTGATGCGGGCGGCCGCGGCAAATCTGCCCGATGGCGTCGAATTCGACACGGCGACGCTGCACGGGATACCGCTCTATGACGGCGATGTCGAAAAGGAGAGTGGCATTCCGCCGGCGGTGACGGCTCTCAAGCAACAGGTGATGGCCGCCGACGGCGTCATCCTGTTCACGCCCGAATACAACAACTCCATTCCCGGTGTGTTCAAGAACGGGATCGACTGGCTGAGCAGGCCATCCGCCGACATTGCCAAAGTGTTTCGCAACCGGCCGTTCGCGCTTGCCGGCGCCTCGCCCGGCAATTTCGGCACCATCCTCAGCCAGAACGCCTGGCTGTCCGTCATGCGCACGCTCGGTGCTGAACTCTGGTCGGGCAAACGGCTGATGTTGCCCAAGGCGGATACACTGTTCGATGCCGAGGGGACGTTGACGGATGCCGATGCCCGCGACCGGCTGGCGGCCTTCGTCAAGGCGTTTGCGGATTTTGCAGCGGCTGAGAAGTCGGCTTGA
- a CDS encoding ring-cleaving dioxygenase: MSLQLTGIHHLTAITANAPENLRFYTQVLGLRLVKKTVNQDDTTAYHLFYADGRATPGTDLTFFDWPVGPEGRGTHSISRTGLRVGGAESVQWWKRRFDELKVLSGDVTEIDGRVSLDFEDGEGQRFRLVDDGGLQPSHPWEKSPVPAEHQIKGLGPITISVPDITNTELVLTHVMNMSKARTYPSPDGEGEVNVFTMGEGGPAAELHVAVQPGLPIARQGAGAVHHVAFRAPDNAALTEWTERLNGFRLPSSGEVERYYFRSLYFREPNGVLFEIATDGPGFAVDEPMETLGESLSLPPFLEPKRAQIEARLKPLV, from the coding sequence ATGAGCTTGCAACTGACTGGGATCCATCACCTGACGGCGATCACCGCAAACGCGCCGGAGAACCTGCGCTTCTACACGCAGGTGCTCGGTCTGCGGCTGGTCAAGAAGACCGTCAACCAGGATGACACCACCGCCTACCACCTCTTCTATGCCGACGGGCGCGCAACGCCCGGGACCGACCTGACCTTCTTCGACTGGCCGGTCGGGCCCGAAGGGCGCGGCACGCACAGCATTTCGCGCACGGGCCTCCGGGTCGGCGGCGCCGAGAGCGTTCAGTGGTGGAAGCGCCGCTTCGACGAACTCAAGGTCTTAAGCGGAGACGTCACCGAGATCGATGGCCGTGTCTCGCTTGACTTCGAGGACGGTGAAGGCCAGCGCTTCCGACTGGTCGACGATGGCGGGCTTCAGCCCTCGCACCCCTGGGAAAAGAGCCCGGTTCCGGCCGAGCATCAGATCAAGGGTCTCGGACCGATCACCATCAGCGTTCCGGATATCACCAACACCGAGCTCGTCCTCACGCATGTGATGAACATGAGCAAGGCCCGCACCTATCCGTCGCCGGACGGCGAGGGGGAAGTCAACGTCTTCACCATGGGTGAGGGTGGTCCTGCGGCCGAACTGCATGTCGCGGTTCAGCCGGGTCTGCCGATTGCCCGGCAGGGCGCCGGTGCCGTGCATCACGTCGCCTTCCGGGCGCCGGATAATGCGGCGCTGACGGAGTGGACGGAACGCCTCAACGGCTTCCGCCTGCCGTCGAGCGGCGAAGTCGAACGCTATTACTTCCGTTCGCTCTATTTCCGCGAGCCGAATGGCGTTCTCTTCGAGATCGCGACCGATGGTCCCGGTTTCGCCGTCGACGAGCCGATGGAGACGCTTGGTGAAAGCCTGTCTCTGCCGCCGTTCCTGGAGCCGAAGCGCGCCCAGATCGAAGCACGGCTGAAGCCGCTGGTCTAA
- a CDS encoding carbon-nitrogen hydrolase family protein: MMKLAALQMQSAAGDVAANLDRITRAAAEAAAQGATLLLTPELGITGYGAGEALATLAEAPDGTIVQRLKAISSETGIALIAGFAERDGNDVYNSAVYVDGDAAPVVYRKSHLYGDYERSIFKAPGPETKLFVHRGVTCGMLICYDVEFPENVRRLALAGAEAVLVPTALPAGWSGSFIAEHMIQTRAFENQVFVAYINHHGSDPLFSFAGLSRIAAPDGQLLAKADAARETLLVADIDPQTYAISRLENTYLGDLYRR; the protein is encoded by the coding sequence ATGATGAAGCTCGCAGCCCTCCAGATGCAATCGGCGGCGGGCGACGTTGCCGCCAATCTCGACCGGATCACGCGTGCCGCGGCGGAAGCTGCCGCCCAAGGGGCGACACTGCTCCTGACGCCCGAACTCGGCATCACCGGTTACGGCGCCGGCGAGGCGTTGGCCACACTCGCTGAAGCGCCGGATGGGACGATCGTTCAGCGTCTGAAGGCGATCTCGTCTGAGACCGGCATTGCGCTCATCGCCGGCTTTGCCGAGCGCGACGGCAACGATGTCTACAACAGCGCCGTCTATGTCGATGGCGATGCGGCGCCGGTCGTCTACCGCAAGTCTCATCTCTACGGCGATTATGAGCGCTCGATTTTCAAGGCGCCCGGTCCCGAGACAAAGCTGTTCGTGCATCGCGGCGTTACCTGCGGCATGCTGATCTGCTACGACGTCGAGTTCCCGGAGAACGTCCGGCGGCTGGCGCTGGCGGGCGCCGAGGCTGTGCTGGTGCCGACGGCGTTGCCGGCGGGCTGGTCCGGCTCCTTCATCGCAGAGCACATGATCCAGACGCGGGCCTTCGAGAACCAGGTGTTCGTCGCCTATATCAATCATCACGGCTCGGATCCGCTGTTCTCCTTCGCCGGGCTGTCGCGCATCGCGGCACCCGACGGCCAGCTTCTTGCCAAGGCCGATGCCGCGCGGGAGACCCTGCTGGTCGCGGATATCGATCCGCAGACCTATGCGATCTCCCGTCTCGAAAACACCTATCTTGGCGACCTCTACCGGCGCTGA
- a CDS encoding ABC transporter permease encodes MISMFRRAYFFLIGLFLALPLIVVAGVSVNEKQTLAFPPQGFSLSWYGEIFLNPEWRNALFASVTLAVLSAALAVAIALPLSWFLWRRIAPWANIFQLLGVAPFTLPPVITALGMLTFWATVGFYGQPWTAVVSHAIFFVTLPLVTLSLGFTSIDRSLVEAASTMGADERTIFRTVVLPLILPYIVSGYAFAFVLSLNEYIVAYMTVGFTVETLPIKIFNALRYGYTPTMASVTILFVTTAAVIFGLVARFGDLPKLLGAMSSDGK; translated from the coding sequence ATGATCTCGATGTTCCGCAGGGCCTATTTCTTCCTGATCGGCCTGTTCCTGGCGCTGCCGCTGATCGTCGTTGCCGGCGTTTCCGTCAACGAGAAGCAGACGCTTGCCTTTCCGCCACAGGGCTTTTCGCTTTCCTGGTACGGCGAAATCTTCCTCAATCCGGAATGGCGCAACGCCCTCTTTGCCTCGGTGACACTGGCCGTGCTTTCGGCAGCGCTTGCGGTTGCGATCGCGTTGCCGCTCTCCTGGTTCCTGTGGCGGCGCATCGCGCCCTGGGCGAACATCTTCCAGCTTCTCGGTGTCGCACCCTTCACGCTGCCGCCTGTCATCACCGCGCTCGGCATGCTCACCTTCTGGGCGACGGTCGGCTTTTATGGGCAACCCTGGACGGCAGTGGTCAGCCACGCGATCTTCTTCGTGACGCTACCGCTGGTGACGCTTTCGCTCGGCTTTACCTCGATCGACCGATCTCTTGTCGAAGCGGCCTCGACCATGGGCGCCGACGAGCGCACGATCTTCCGCACCGTCGTGCTGCCGCTGATCCTGCCCTATATCGTTTCCGGCTATGCCTTCGCGTTCGTGCTGTCGCTCAACGAATATATCGTTGCCTACATGACCGTTGGCTTCACGGTGGAAACGCTGCCGATCAAGATCTTCAACGCGCTGCGTTACGGCTACACGCCGACCATGGCTTCGGTGACGATCCTCTTCGTCACGACCGCTGCGGTGATCTTCGGTCTCGTCGCCCGCTTCGGTGACCTGCCGAAGCTGCTTGGCGCCATGTCGTCGGATGGTAAATGA
- a CDS encoding ABC transporter permease — protein sequence MRREPPQTLGDYAPLLFPAAMLTIFFVVPFGTMIAVSFFQRQQGGFYTPAFVFDNYARFLSVFFGGVLGFSLLLAITVAICCVVLALPFTYMLTRMARKVQVVWLVALLSILSLSEVIIGFAWSTLFSRTAGITNILVALDIMAEAKALTPSFGAVLTGMVYQAFPYTVLVLFPALVRLDPTLTEAARTLGASPLKAFFTVVVPALRNTITATLIMVFIFALGSYLLPQLLGRPQHWTLSVLITDQAIYQSNMPFAAAMAVFLVLVTLGLVALTVIAGRKGEAA from the coding sequence ATGAGACGCGAACCACCTCAGACCCTTGGCGACTACGCGCCGCTCCTCTTTCCCGCGGCGATGCTCACCATCTTCTTCGTCGTGCCCTTTGGCACGATGATCGCCGTCAGCTTTTTCCAACGCCAGCAGGGCGGCTTCTATACGCCGGCCTTCGTCTTCGACAATTACGCCCGCTTCCTTTCGGTCTTCTTCGGCGGTGTGCTCGGCTTTTCGCTGCTGCTGGCGATCACGGTGGCGATCTGCTGCGTCGTGCTCGCCTTGCCCTTCACCTACATGCTGACACGCATGGCGCGGAAGGTGCAGGTGGTCTGGCTGGTGGCGCTTCTGTCGATCCTGTCGCTCTCGGAAGTCATCATCGGCTTTGCCTGGTCGACGCTGTTTTCGCGCACCGCTGGCATCACCAACATTCTCGTCGCTCTCGATATCATGGCGGAGGCGAAGGCGTTGACGCCGAGCTTCGGCGCGGTTTTGACCGGCATGGTCTACCAGGCCTTTCCCTATACGGTCCTGGTGCTTTTCCCGGCACTCGTCCGTCTCGATCCAACGCTGACGGAGGCGGCGCGCACACTCGGCGCATCGCCGCTGAAGGCCTTCTTCACCGTGGTCGTGCCAGCGCTTCGCAACACCATCACCGCCACGCTGATCATGGTCTTCATCTTCGCGCTCGGCTCCTATCTGTTGCCGCAGCTTCTCGGCCGGCCGCAGCATTGGACGCTCTCGGTGCTGATCACCGATCAGGCGATCTACCAGTCGAACATGCCGTTCGCCGCCGCCATGGCCGTCTTCCTCGTGCTGGTGACGCTCGGCCTCGTCGCGCTCACCGTGATTGCCGGACGCAAGGGAGAAGCGGCATGA
- a CDS encoding ABC transporter ATP-binding protein: MSGLALQNVVKEFGAFRAVNNVDLTVPHGTFVCMLGPSGCGKTTLLRMIAGLDLPTGGAIRLDGEDITRVPTHKRNLGMVFQSLALFPHLTVGENIAYPLRIRGAAKEDQKKRVDELLAMIHLSGYADRPVAKLSGGQRQRVAIARALSISPKLFLLDEPLSALDAKLREAMQVELRQLQQQLGITTIVVTHDQREAMTMADTVVVMSGGEIRQAASPIEIYRRPADSFVADFIGQTNLLDVQGDSSGRAVVLGQAIPGLALPAGAAKGTLSVRPEDVHLTAPGAGALAGKVTFVRDLGGTIETFVDIAGHQIVAVSTPRARPDVTVGQEVGIALTPDVCVVLKK; encoded by the coding sequence ATGTCCGGACTTGCCCTTCAAAACGTCGTCAAGGAATTCGGAGCCTTCAGGGCCGTCAACAATGTCGACCTGACCGTGCCGCACGGCACCTTCGTCTGCATGCTCGGCCCCTCCGGTTGCGGCAAGACCACATTGCTGCGGATGATCGCCGGCCTCGATCTGCCGACCGGCGGGGCGATCCGGCTCGACGGCGAGGACATCACCCGCGTGCCGACGCATAAGCGCAATCTCGGCATGGTGTTCCAGTCGCTGGCGCTGTTTCCGCATCTGACCGTCGGCGAGAACATCGCCTACCCCTTGCGCATTCGCGGTGCGGCAAAGGAAGACCAGAAGAAGCGCGTCGACGAGCTGCTGGCGATGATCCATCTCTCCGGCTACGCCGACCGTCCCGTTGCCAAGCTTTCCGGCGGCCAGCGCCAGCGGGTGGCGATCGCACGTGCACTGTCGATCTCACCAAAACTGTTCCTGCTCGACGAGCCGCTGTCGGCGCTTGACGCCAAGCTGCGCGAAGCGATGCAGGTGGAATTGCGCCAGCTTCAGCAGCAGCTCGGCATCACCACCATCGTCGTCACCCATGACCAGCGCGAAGCGATGACCATGGCCGATACCGTCGTCGTCATGAGCGGCGGCGAGATTCGCCAGGCCGCGTCGCCGATCGAAATCTATCGCCGCCCGGCCGACAGCTTCGTTGCCGACTTCATCGGCCAGACGAACCTGCTCGACGTTCAGGGCGACAGTTCCGGCCGTGCCGTGGTGCTCGGCCAGGCGATCCCCGGCCTCGCGCTGCCGGCCGGTGCCGCCAAGGGCACGCTGTCGGTCCGCCCGGAAGACGTGCATCTGACGGCGCCCGGCGCTGGCGCACTCGCCGGCAAGGTCACCTTCGTGCGTGACCTCGGCGGCACGATCGAAACTTTCGTCGATATCGCCGGACACCAGATCGTCGCCGTCTCCACACCGCGGGCCCGACCCGACGTCACTGTCGGCCAGGAGGTCGGCATCGCGCTCACCCCGGATGTCTGCGTGGTGCTGAAGAAATGA
- a CDS encoding ABC transporter substrate-binding protein — MITTSIKRRTLLGAGLAGASMLAMPSILRAQDKSLKVGVYGGYFKTSFDKNIFPEFTKATGIAVESIAEPTGEAWLVQLEQAARAGQAPADVSMMSQVAMLKGQSTDLWTPLDTAKIKNASNLLDRFVNKYPDGRIAGIGAVSWYITLVTNTDVYKEAPTSWSAFWDPANADKLGLLALVSNSFLLEVTAKTFMGGTNALDTEEGLLKAFDKLAEVKPNVRLWYRDEAQFEQSLKSGEIPMGQYYHDVTGLAAADGHPVRSTFPKEGGIQDSGCWALSRASQKSEEAHIFIDYMCQPSIQATLSRKVGTSPTVKREVTDLTDKEFAAVSSDIEPIIPRYDLYQTKSDWLNQKWTELIVG, encoded by the coding sequence ATGATCACCACTTCCATCAAGCGACGGACGCTGCTCGGTGCCGGCCTCGCCGGCGCTTCCATGCTGGCGATGCCGTCGATCCTGAGAGCGCAGGACAAATCGCTGAAGGTCGGCGTCTACGGCGGCTATTTCAAAACCTCGTTCGACAAGAACATCTTCCCGGAATTCACCAAGGCGACGGGCATTGCCGTCGAATCGATCGCAGAGCCGACCGGTGAAGCCTGGCTCGTCCAGCTCGAGCAGGCCGCCCGCGCCGGCCAGGCCCCGGCCGACGTTTCGATGATGTCGCAGGTGGCGATGCTGAAAGGTCAGTCGACCGATCTTTGGACGCCGCTCGATACGGCGAAGATCAAGAACGCGTCGAACCTGCTCGACCGCTTCGTCAACAAGTATCCGGATGGCCGCATCGCCGGCATCGGCGCCGTCTCCTGGTACATCACGCTGGTGACCAACACCGACGTCTACAAGGAAGCACCGACCTCCTGGTCTGCCTTCTGGGATCCGGCGAACGCTGACAAGCTCGGCCTGCTGGCGCTCGTTTCCAACTCGTTCCTGCTCGAAGTGACGGCCAAGACCTTCATGGGCGGCACCAATGCGCTCGACACGGAAGAGGGCTTGTTGAAGGCCTTCGACAAGCTGGCCGAGGTCAAGCCGAACGTCCGCCTCTGGTACCGCGACGAAGCGCAGTTCGAGCAGTCGCTGAAGTCGGGCGAAATCCCGATGGGCCAGTACTATCACGACGTGACCGGCCTTGCGGCGGCCGACGGTCATCCTGTCCGCTCCACCTTCCCGAAGGAAGGCGGCATCCAGGATTCCGGTTGCTGGGCGCTGTCGCGCGCCTCGCAGAAGTCGGAAGAGGCCCATATCTTCATCGACTACATGTGCCAGCCCTCGATCCAGGCGACGCTGTCGCGTAAGGTCGGGACGTCGCCGACCGTCAAGCGCGAAGTCACGGATCTCACCGACAAGGAGTTCGCAGCCGTCTCGTCCGACATCGAGCCGATCATTCCGCGCTACGACCTCTACCAGACGAAGTCGGATTGGCTGAACCAGAAGTGGACCGAGCTGATCGTCGGCTGA
- a CDS encoding amino acid ABC transporter permease: protein MIEFTFWDILRNLIFATRWTILLSVVAFAGGAAVGLMILAARISERRWPRRLGSGYIALFQGTPLLMQLFLMFFGLPMLGFRIEPWTAAALGLTFYASAYLAEIWRSGVEALPRGQWDAGASLGLHRLQELRLVILPQAFAITRPAAVGFLVQLIKSTALTSIIGFEELLRTANAINNATFEPFTVYGLVAVIFFVLCYPLTQYARMLERKSPAH, encoded by the coding sequence ATGATCGAATTCACCTTTTGGGACATCCTGCGCAACCTGATCTTCGCCACGCGGTGGACGATCCTCCTGTCGGTTGTCGCTTTTGCCGGTGGGGCTGCAGTAGGACTGATGATCCTGGCTGCGCGCATCTCCGAGCGCCGCTGGCCACGCCGCCTCGGTTCCGGTTACATCGCGCTCTTCCAGGGCACGCCGCTTTTGATGCAGCTGTTCTTGATGTTCTTCGGTCTGCCGATGCTAGGCTTCCGGATCGAGCCGTGGACGGCGGCGGCCCTCGGGCTCACCTTCTATGCCAGCGCCTATCTTGCCGAGATCTGGCGCAGCGGCGTTGAGGCATTGCCGCGCGGCCAATGGGATGCCGGGGCGAGCCTGGGGCTTCATCGCCTGCAGGAACTGCGGCTCGTCATCCTGCCGCAGGCCTTCGCTATCACCCGGCCGGCGGCCGTCGGCTTTCTCGTGCAGCTCATCAAGAGCACGGCGCTCACCTCGATCATCGGTTTCGAAGAGCTTCTCAGAACCGCGAATGCGATCAATAATGCCACCTTCGAACCTTTCACAGTCTATGGGCTGGTGGCAGTCATCTTCTTCGTGCTGTGTTATCCGCTGACACAATATGCACGGATGTTGGAGCGCAAATCACCCGCGCACTGA
- a CDS encoding amino acid ABC transporter permease — protein MGYGLSFGWLKDAAGAIAHGAAMTVFLIACTTVLGILISILFAAARRSRYSVLRKAVAVYVEVARNTPFLVQLFFIYFGLPSLGIRLDPIVAAILAMTLNMAAYTTEIVGAGLDAVPKGQSEAAFALGLKPRQVFVKIILPQALKVIFPALTSQVIIMMLESAVVSQIAVRELAHEADLLQARTFRSFETYFVVTLIYLALSMAIRRLFVAGGRRALGADVS, from the coding sequence ATGGGCTACGGCCTCAGCTTCGGTTGGCTCAAGGACGCCGCGGGCGCGATCGCCCATGGCGCGGCCATGACCGTGTTCCTGATCGCCTGCACGACCGTGCTAGGCATCCTGATCAGCATTCTCTTTGCCGCCGCCCGTCGCAGCCGCTACTCGGTGCTGCGCAAGGCCGTGGCCGTCTATGTCGAAGTCGCCAGGAACACGCCGTTTCTGGTGCAGCTGTTCTTCATCTATTTCGGACTGCCGAGCCTCGGCATCCGGCTAGACCCGATCGTCGCGGCCATTCTGGCGATGACGCTCAACATGGCCGCCTATACGACCGAGATCGTCGGCGCAGGTCTTGACGCCGTACCGAAGGGGCAGAGCGAGGCGGCCTTTGCGCTTGGGCTCAAGCCCCGTCAGGTCTTCGTCAAGATCATCCTGCCGCAGGCGCTGAAGGTGATCTTTCCGGCGCTCACCAGCCAGGTGATCATCATGATGCTGGAATCAGCCGTTGTCTCGCAGATCGCGGTGCGGGAGCTGGCGCACGAGGCGGACTTGCTTCAGGCCCGGACCTTCCGCTCATTCGAGACTTACTTCGTCGTCACGCTGATCTATCTCGCCCTGTCGATGGCGATCCGGCGGCTCTTCGTTGCCGGTGGCAGGCGGGCGCTTGGAGCAGACGTGTCATGA